A region from the Chionomys nivalis chromosome 22, mChiNiv1.1, whole genome shotgun sequence genome encodes:
- the LOC130864384 gene encoding LOW QUALITY PROTEIN: olfactory receptor 1L6-like (The sequence of the model RefSeq protein was modified relative to this genomic sequence to represent the inferred CDS: inserted 2 bases in 1 codon) produces the protein MLRENQSHMTEFLLLGLTSDPKQQVWLFASFLTMYLINVIGNSVIIAVIQGDTHLHTPMYFFLSNLSLVDICFTTVIVPQMLVNLLTQRKTILFTQCLAQMYFFVAFGITDNFLLAAMAIDRYVAICRPLHYSTTMSPRRCCLLVMASWAASHLHSLTHTILMGRLSFCGDNVIHHFCDVQPLLTXSCSETSINELLAFTEGSIVIMSPFIFIVISYICITWTVLKVPSVGGRYKAFSTCGAHLTVVALFYGTIISVYIRPSSTYSVTKDRVVTVIYTVVTPMLNPFIYSLRNKDMKQAFKRLTCR, from the exons ATGCTCAGGGAAAACCAGAGTCACATGACAGAATTCCTCCTTCTAGGACTGACCAGTGATCCCAAACAACAGGTATGGCTTTTTGCCAGCTTCCTTACCATGTACCTGATAAATGTGATTGGTAACTCAGTCATCATTGCAGTCATCCAGGGAGATACCCACCTACAtactcccatgtacttcttcctctccaACCTGTCCCTGGTGGACATCTGCTTTACCACTGTCATCGTGCCACAGATGTTAGTGAACTTGCTGACACAGAGAAAGACTATCCTTTTTACCCAGTGCCTTGCtcaaatgtatttctttgtggCTTTTGGTATTACAGACAATTTCCTCTTGGCTGCAATGGCCATTGACCGCTATGTTGCCATCTGCCGTCCACTCCATTACAGCACAACCATGAGCCCCAGGCGCTGTTGCTTGCTAGTGATGGCATCCTGGGCAGCATCACAtcttcactcactcactcatacgATTCTCATGGGCCGCCTCTCTTTCTGTGGAGACAATGTTATCCATCACTTCTGTGATGTGCAACCACTGCTGAC CTCCTGCTCTGAAACCTCCATCAATGAGCTTTTGGCCTTCACAGAGGGCTCTATTGTGATCATGAGCCCTTTTATCTTTATTGTCATCTCTTATATCTGTATCACCTGGACAGTTCTGAAGGTCCCCTCAGTAGGAGGAAGGTACAAAGCATTCTCTACCTGTGGGGCCCACCTCACTGTTGTGGCACTATTTTATGGAACCATAATATCTGTGTACATTCGCCCCTCATCCACCTACTCAGTGACAAAGGACCGAGTGGTCACTGTCATCTACACAGTAGTTACCCCCATGCTGAATCCTTTCATATACAGCCttagaaacaaagacatgaaacAGGCCTTTAAAAGATTGActtgtagatag